A genomic stretch from Mycobacteriales bacterium includes:
- a CDS encoding phosphodiester glycosidase family protein translates to MRLAPRTALLATVATAAGGLLLGGAPAAARPSAGGFCPGATTSADTDYNWAQLTLAPGVTLASTSITGSRGRVAIRVLSVDLTQPGVGIVPLNDDLASVHYLTSLADRPGIVAATNAQYFSLDYGPPVVPYIAGGVPMVLTSTPQRVVGLGTDELPEDGKAWLVGSVRSADSVMVLSAINDVTPPPGLSVITPAWGHHPFALPSDARTRPVRASHIAGPLGRLRTPPAGGSMLVARGDQAIRWLRSLANNAAIGVTASVATNAPVPFAQAYGTGTQVISQADQPRTNLICDRDVLAARTAIAWTRSRTTLLLLTAESPQGPDRFGLDWNQLSAVLTDLRAVNGYTLDGGTSTEMVARLPGHPNTLTLETAPHGNRQRAIPVGIGVRASG, encoded by the coding sequence ATGCGTCTGGCACCTCGTACCGCCCTGCTCGCGACCGTCGCGACCGCGGCCGGGGGATTGCTGCTCGGCGGTGCCCCGGCGGCCGCCCGACCCTCGGCCGGTGGCTTCTGTCCCGGCGCGACCACCTCCGCCGACACCGACTACAACTGGGCGCAGCTGACCCTCGCCCCGGGCGTGACGCTGGCGTCCACGTCGATCACCGGCTCGCGCGGCCGGGTCGCCATCCGGGTGCTCAGCGTCGATCTCACCCAGCCCGGCGTCGGGATCGTGCCGCTCAACGACGACCTCGCGTCGGTGCACTACCTCACCTCGCTCGCCGATCGTCCCGGCATCGTCGCGGCGACCAACGCGCAGTACTTCAGCCTCGACTACGGCCCGCCCGTCGTGCCCTACATCGCGGGCGGGGTCCCGATGGTGCTGACCTCCACCCCGCAGCGCGTGGTCGGTCTCGGGACCGACGAGCTGCCCGAGGACGGCAAGGCGTGGCTGGTCGGCAGCGTGCGGTCGGCGGACTCGGTGATGGTGCTCAGCGCGATCAACGACGTCACGCCGCCGCCCGGCCTTTCCGTGATCACCCCTGCGTGGGGGCACCACCCGTTCGCGCTGCCCTCCGATGCGCGGACCCGTCCGGTCCGAGCGAGCCACATCGCCGGCCCGCTCGGCAGGCTGCGCACTCCGCCGGCCGGCGGCTCGATGCTGGTCGCGCGCGGCGACCAGGCCATCCGCTGGCTCAGGTCACTGGCCAACAACGCCGCGATCGGCGTCACCGCGAGCGTGGCGACCAACGCGCCGGTGCCGTTCGCCCAGGCGTACGGCACCGGCACCCAGGTGATCTCCCAGGCCGACCAGCCACGGACGAACCTGATCTGCGACCGTGACGTGCTGGCTGCCCGCACCGCGATCGCGTGGACCCGCAGCCGCACCACGCTGCTCCTGCTCACCGCCGAGAGCCCGCAGGGTCCCGACCGGTTCGGCCTCGACTGGAACCAGCTGTCCGCGGTGCTCACCGACCTGCGCGCTGTGAACGGCTACACGTTGGACGGCGGAACCTCGACGGAGATGGTCGCGCGGCTGCCCGGGCACCCGAACACACTCACGCTGGAGACCGCGCCGCACGGCAACCGGCAGCGGGCGATCCCGGTCGGGATCGGCGTGCGCGCCTCGGGCTAG
- a CDS encoding MFS transporter → MNSPEEDGSVGLAAAVVLVAINLRLVIASLGPELDNVRAGLGLSSAATSVLTALPVFCFGVLALVGPVVSHRLGLRRALLLVLAMLTAGSVLRIGPDAVTLFAGTLLAAAGIAIANVLMPVVARREFPRRTGLMLGLSTTATIGSVALAGGLTVPIADALDAGWRAGLGIWAALSGLTLLVWLPFAWRRPLRDEGEAPRLTRAVLRSPLAWMITVFFGLQSLNVYVVVNWLPSIYQDHGYSDSKAGGLLALLVLIQLPVALVVPSLASRLARQHLLVSAIVASSAVGFLGILLSPTRPALLWLVFLGFGQGAAFPWTLVMLVLRARTHAATAQLSTMMQSIGYVIAGVGPLAFGALHAVTNSWRGPLVFVLALLVPELIVGLRAAAPGYVELDDAARVDTTTHRTSARRQ, encoded by the coding sequence TTGAACAGTCCAGAGGAGGACGGCTCGGTCGGGCTCGCCGCCGCGGTCGTGCTCGTCGCGATCAACCTCCGGCTCGTCATCGCGAGCCTCGGCCCGGAGCTCGACAACGTGCGCGCCGGCCTGGGCCTGTCCAGCGCCGCCACCTCGGTGCTCACTGCGCTGCCGGTGTTCTGCTTCGGCGTGCTCGCCCTCGTCGGGCCGGTGGTCTCGCACCGGCTCGGGTTGCGCCGCGCTCTGCTGCTGGTGCTGGCAATGCTCACCGCCGGGTCGGTGCTGCGCATCGGGCCGGACGCCGTCACGCTGTTCGCCGGGACGTTGCTCGCCGCGGCCGGCATCGCGATCGCCAACGTGCTGATGCCGGTGGTGGCACGCCGGGAGTTCCCTCGCCGAACCGGGCTGATGCTGGGCCTGTCGACGACCGCCACGATCGGATCGGTGGCCCTCGCCGGGGGGCTCACGGTGCCGATCGCCGACGCGCTCGACGCCGGCTGGCGGGCCGGGCTCGGCATCTGGGCGGCGCTGAGCGGGCTGACGCTGCTCGTCTGGCTGCCGTTCGCGTGGCGACGTCCGTTGCGTGACGAGGGGGAGGCGCCCCGGCTGACCCGGGCGGTGCTGCGCAGCCCGCTGGCGTGGATGATCACCGTGTTCTTCGGCCTGCAGTCGCTCAACGTGTACGTCGTCGTCAACTGGCTGCCGTCGATCTACCAGGATCACGGCTACTCCGACTCGAAGGCCGGCGGCCTGCTGGCGCTGCTGGTCCTGATCCAACTGCCCGTCGCGTTGGTGGTGCCGTCGCTGGCCAGCCGGCTCGCGCGCCAGCATCTTTTGGTCAGCGCGATCGTTGCCTCCTCTGCGGTCGGCTTCCTGGGGATCCTGCTCTCGCCGACCAGGCCTGCGCTGCTGTGGCTGGTGTTCCTCGGCTTCGGGCAGGGCGCGGCGTTCCCGTGGACGCTCGTCATGCTCGTGTTGCGCGCGCGGACGCATGCCGCGACCGCCCAGCTGTCGACGATGATGCAGTCGATCGGCTATGTCATCGCAGGCGTCGGCCCGCTGGCGTTCGGCGCCCTTCATGCGGTAACGAACTCGTGGCGTGGTCCGCTGGTGTTCGTGTTGGCTCTTCTCGTCCCGGAGCTGATCGTCGGGTTGCGCGCGGCGGCTCCGGGATATGTCGAGCTGGACGACGCGGCCCGCGTCGACACCACCACTCACCGCACCTCGGCGAGGAGGCAGTAG